A portion of the Pomacea canaliculata isolate SZHN2017 linkage group LG13, ASM307304v1, whole genome shotgun sequence genome contains these proteins:
- the LOC112554459 gene encoding 15-hydroxyprostaglandin dehydrogenase [NAD(+)]-like — protein sequence MEISGKGVFLTGGARGIGRKLIEALLAKGARVFFCDINESVGRETESELRKQYGDDRVIFQQCDVTKADQFKATFDMAVSKLGAVDVCCNNAGIMDETVPEKMIAINTTAQIRGSQLALEHMRRDRGGRGGVIVNTVSVAGLVSCYNIPVYVATKHAMIGYMQSMALTVHQKEQGVRWCCLCPTGVNTDLIALKEGQAIEKDTFLALLDAFGLLEPEDVAGAFIRLLQDENNNGAIMEVSPQFKEGRYRKRILVDEDGISDPVPADRAFILEELAAAKLGKAP from the exons ATGGAGATATCCGGCAAAGGAGTTTTTCTCACTGGAGGTGCCAGGGGCATCGGAAGAAAACTCATAGAAGCTCTGCTTGCCAAAGGAGCGAGG GTCTTCTTTTGTGACATCAACGAGTCAGTAGGTCGAGAGACGGAGTCAGAGCTGAGGAAACAGTATGGCGACGACAGGGTCATCTTTCagcagtgtgacgtcactaaggCTGACCAGTTCAAAG CTACATTTGATATGGCCGTCTCCAAGTTGGGGGCTGTGGATGTCTGCTGCAACAATGCAGGCATCATGGACGAGACTGTGCCGGAGAAGATGATTGCCATCAACACT ACTGCTCAGATTCGAGGAAGTCAGTTGGCCCTGGAACACATGAGACGTGACCgcggtggtcgtggtggtgtcATTGTCAACACTGTGTCGGTGGCAG GCCTAGTAAGCTGTTACAACATCCCAGTCTACGTTGCCACCAAACATGCAATGATTGGTTACATGCAAAGCATGGCG CTAACTGTTCACCAGAAAGAGCAGGGTGTCCGATGGTGCTGCCTGTGTCCCACGGGTGTCAACACAGACCTCATTGCGCTGAAAGAAGGACAAGCGATTGAAAAAGATACATTTCTGGCCCTACTTGATGCTTTCGGATTGCTTGA ACCGGAAGATGTGGCTGGAGCCTTCATACGGCTTCTCCAGGATGAAAACAACAACGGCGCCATTATGGAAGTGTCTCCACAGTTCAAGGAAGGGCGATATCGAAAGAGAATACTTGTGGATGAGGATGGCATTTCTGACCCAGTCCCTGCAGACAGAGCTTTTATTCTTGAAGAATTGGCTGCTGCGAAACTCGGCAAAGCCCCTTAA